The Mixta hanseatica genome includes a region encoding these proteins:
- the ilvL gene encoding ilv operon leader peptide — MKALLRVISLVVISVVVIIITPCGAALGGRKA, encoded by the coding sequence ATGAAAGCCCTTCTACGAGTGATTAGCCTAGTCGTGATTAGCGTGGTGGTGATTATTATCACACCGTGCGGGGCTGCGCTCGGAGGAAGAAAGGCTTAA